A genomic segment from Campylobacter sp. MG1 encodes:
- a CDS encoding TatD family hydrolase: protein MIIDTHTHLDDSRYDDILDNVLLNASNDGVDFHIIPGADLKSLQKACDISEKYSNIYFAVGVHPYDLDYFDVDYMKTFITHKKCVAIGECGLDYFQKPSDGEKLLQEKIFRQQIELSIEYSLPLIIHIRDASSKSLEILKEYKGIYGVLHCFNASPILLELSDNFYYGIGGVLTFKNAKNLVDILPQIRQDRLLIETDAPYLTPHPYRGTLNEPKYCRLVAIKMAEILNKTIEEVEYITTNNAKKLFKGLI, encoded by the coding sequence TTGATAATAGATACTCACACTCATTTAGATGATAGTAGATATGATGATATTTTAGATAATGTCTTATTAAATGCTAGTAATGATGGGGTTGATTTTCATATAATTCCAGGTGCTGATTTAAAAAGTTTACAGAAAGCTTGTGATATTTCAGAAAAGTATTCTAATATTTACTTTGCTGTTGGAGTACATCCTTATGATTTGGATTATTTTGATGTAGATTATATGAAAACATTTATAACTCATAAAAAGTGCGTAGCTATAGGCGAGTGTGGTCTTGATTATTTTCAAAAACCTAGCGATGGTGAAAAATTATTACAAGAAAAAATATTTAGGCAACAAATAGAATTATCAATAGAATATTCTTTACCTTTAATAATTCATATTAGAGATGCTAGTAGTAAATCTTTAGAAATTTTAAAAGAATATAAAGGAATTTATGGGGTTTTACATTGCTTTAATGCTAGTCCTATATTATTAGAATTAAGTGATAATTTTTATTATGGAATAGGTGGGGTTTTAACATTTAAAAATGCTAAGAATTTGGTTGATATTTTGCCACAGATAAGACAAGATAGATTACTTATTGAAACAGATGCACCATATCTTACCCCGCACCCATATAGAGGAACTTTGAACGAGCCAAAGTATTGTAGATTGGTAGCTATTAAGATGGCAGAAATTTTAAATAAAACTATAGAGGAGGTAGAATATATAACAACAAACAACGCAAAAAAATTATTTAAAGGATTAATTTGA
- a CDS encoding septal ring lytic transglycosylase RlpA family protein translates to MKKVLFFLVFVFIFIACSSNSYNVVPNYGTPKSSTPATMRPYVINGKTYYPSAVNVGDSETGIASWYGPGFHGKKTSNGEVFDTNALTAAHKTLPMNTIVKVDNLENGKSIVVRINDRGPFVPGRIIDLSNRAAYAIDMTKKGTAKVKISVLGFNDSTQGMYTKSANIGGNFMIQIGAFKSMENAYNLAKKYESYNGYTSKVLNSSDGFYRVFLKGFRSEAEARDFTQLSNFLGSFIFRE, encoded by the coding sequence TTGAAAAAAGTTTTATTTTTTTTAGTATTTGTTTTTATTTTTATTGCTTGTAGTAGTAATTCTTATAATGTTGTTCCAAATTATGGTACTCCTAAATCTAGCACCCCAGCTACTATGAGACCGTATGTTATAAATGGAAAAACTTATTATCCAAGTGCGGTTAATGTGGGAGATAGTGAAACAGGGATAGCTAGTTGGTATGGACCAGGTTTTCATGGTAAGAAAACATCAAATGGGGAAGTTTTTGATACTAATGCTTTAACTGCTGCTCATAAAACTTTACCTATGAATACCATAGTAAAGGTTGATAATCTTGAAAATGGCAAAAGTATAGTAGTAAGAATTAATGATAGAGGTCCATTTGTACCTGGAAGAATTATTGATTTGTCAAACCGTGCTGCATATGCTATTGATATGACAAAAAAGGGTACGGCTAAAGTTAAGATAAGTGTTTTAGGTTTTAATGATAGTACTCAAGGTATGTATACTAAATCAGCTAATATTGGTGGAAATTTTATGATACAAATAGGTGCTTTTAAAAGTATGGAAAATGCTTATAATTTAGCTAAGAAATATGAAAGTTACAATGGATATACCAGTAAGGTTTTAAATTCCAGTGATGGATTTTATAGAGTATTTTTAAAAGGCTTTAGAAGTGAAGCAGAAGCTAGAGATTTTACTCAATTATCAAATTTTTTAGGTTCATTTATATTTAGGGAATAA
- the yihA gene encoding ribosome biogenesis GTP-binding protein YihA/YsxC, whose product MNIVDSKFLISCERYSQTCEYEFCEIVFLGRSNVGKSSLINALANRNGLAKSSSTPGKTQLINFFEVTFADKNKLIFVDLPGFGYAKVSKAKKYDWNKNLSEFLQKRKQIKCFIHLIDSRHTNLEIDENLYNYLNQFITDEQEYIRIFTKIDKLNQSELVKLKAKFKSGIFVSNVNKKGIEQLLEKLHDYAK is encoded by the coding sequence ATGAATATAGTAGATTCAAAATTTTTAATATCATGTGAGAGGTATAGTCAAACTTGCGAGTATGAATTTTGTGAAATTGTTTTTTTAGGTCGTTCAAATGTAGGTAAAAGCTCTTTAATAAATGCTTTAGCAAATCGTAATGGGTTAGCAAAATCATCTTCAACCCCAGGAAAAACTCAATTAATTAATTTTTTTGAAGTTACATTTGCTGATAAAAATAAATTGATTTTTGTGGATTTGCCAGGTTTTGGATATGCTAAGGTTTCTAAGGCTAAAAAATATGATTGGAATAAGAATTTAAGTGAATTTTTACAAAAAAGAAAACAAATTAAGTGTTTTATACATTTGATTGATTCAAGACATACGAATTTAGAAATTGATGAAAATTTATATAATTATTTAAATCAATTTATAACTGATGAGCAAGAATATATTAGAATTTTTACTAAGATTGACAAGTTAAACCAGAGTGAATTAGTAAAGTTAAAAGCTAAATTTAAATCAGGTATTTTTGTATCTAATGTAAATAAAAAAGGTATAGAACAATTATTAGAAAAATTACATGATTATGCAAAATAG
- a CDS encoding lytic transglycosylase domain-containing protein: protein MKKILLLCFINILLLANFTNDKYYQQEKILNSIDVDVKYLKDESFMGIFNEMSDRETAYFTKILNEANTRVQVVKAILKKEGIPDVFLYLAMIESNFKIDVKSGAKAVGVWQFMVPTAKNFGLKIDKYVDERKDVVASSIAAAKYIKNLKDDFGKWYLAIFAYNCGSGCVKKAISNAGSDDLAVLLDEEKKYLPGETRRFFKKILSTSLVVENDIAKYGDVYLLNQIMALNISKVDVKANSSLASVASRAGMSLDEFKELNPFFKGNVTPPYSYHVYLPIDKIALYKDNSNPKMYAKNDIKNVKSYRVKKGDTLYVIAKNNGISTKILKSYNNLKDDRLGINQTLLIPILVVDDNKEAKN, encoded by the coding sequence TTGAAAAAAATTTTATTATTATGTTTTATAAATATTTTATTACTTGCTAATTTTACAAATGACAAGTATTACCAGCAAGAGAAGATTTTAAATAGCATTGATGTTGATGTTAAATATTTAAAAGATGAGTCATTCATGGGCATATTTAATGAAATGAGTGATAGAGAAACAGCTTATTTTACAAAAATTTTAAATGAAGCTAACACTAGAGTACAGGTTGTTAAAGCTATTTTAAAAAAAGAAGGTATTCCTGATGTGTTTTTGTATTTAGCAATGATTGAAAGTAATTTTAAAATAGATGTTAAATCAGGTGCAAAAGCTGTTGGTGTTTGGCAATTTATGGTTCCTACTGCAAAAAATTTCGGACTTAAAATTGATAAGTATGTTGATGAGCGTAAGGATGTTGTAGCTTCTAGTATAGCTGCTGCGAAATATATAAAAAATTTAAAAGATGATTTTGGCAAATGGTATTTAGCAATTTTTGCATATAATTGTGGTAGTGGTTGTGTTAAAAAAGCTATAAGCAATGCTGGTAGTGATGATTTAGCTGTTTTATTAGATGAAGAAAAAAAATATTTACCTGGTGAAACGAGAAGATTTTTTAAAAAGATTTTAAGCACTAGTTTGGTTGTTGAAAATGATATAGCTAAGTATGGTGATGTGTATTTATTAAATCAAATTATGGCACTTAATATTAGCAAAGTTGATGTTAAGGCTAACTCTAGTCTAGCTTCAGTAGCTAGTAGAGCTGGAATGAGTTTAGATGAATTTAAAGAATTAAATCCATTTTTTAAAGGTAATGTAACTCCACCATATTCTTATCATGTATATTTACCTATTGACAAAATTGCTTTATATAAGGATAATTCTAATCCTAAAATGTATGCTAAAAATGACATAAAAAATGTTAAAAGTTATAGAGTAAAAAAAGGTGATACATTGTATGTAATAGCAAAAAATAATGGCATAAGCACTAAAATTCTAAAATCTTATAATAATTTAAAAGATGATAGATTGGGTATAAATCAAACTTTATTGATACCTATTTTAGTAGTAGATGATAATAAGGAAGCTAAGAATTGA
- a CDS encoding KdsC family phosphatase: MIKLVILDIDGCLSDGKIIYSPNADLIKEFNVKDGAAILKAKELGIKFAIITGRSSEVVLNRARDLGIEYVYCGIKDKLSCAKTLLKDLNITFDEVAAIGDYYNDLDLLKSVKLPFIPKDGAKIFGRILNTKGGYGCVHEMLEIIVKENNQLKQWIKC, from the coding sequence ATGATTAAGTTGGTTATTTTAGATATTGATGGATGTTTAAGTGATGGTAAAATTATTTATTCTCCTAATGCTGATTTGATTAAAGAATTTAATGTAAAAGATGGAGCTGCTATTTTAAAAGCTAAAGAATTGGGTATAAAATTTGCAATTATTACAGGAAGAAGTTCTGAAGTTGTTTTAAATAGGGCAAGAGATTTAGGCATTGAATATGTATATTGTGGTATTAAAGATAAACTAAGTTGTGCTAAAACATTACTGAAAGATTTAAATATTACTTTTGATGAAGTTGCTGCAATAGGGGACTATTATAACGATTTAGACCTTTTAAAATCTGTTAAGCTACCTTTTATTCCTAAAGATGGGGCAAAAATTTTTGGAAGAATTTTAAATACAAAAGGTGGATATGGTTGTGTGCATGAAATGCTTGAAATTATTGTAAAAGAAAATAATCAATTAAAGCAGTGGATTAAGTGTTAA
- a CDS encoding LptA/OstA family protein, giving the protein MYRKIIILMIFSIFLNAERIEIDAKLFEGSKTQQSGVFSGGVSVKQGESYLKCSTLRIDLDSKNKIKSYVANLVNDFLIIMGNKKFTGSANEIKYDVAKDTYELSGKVVINEDKKNLMADYVIINQSNGTYKIKSNTDDKPVKIIFELPK; this is encoded by the coding sequence GTGTATAGAAAAATAATTATATTAATGATATTTAGTATTTTTTTAAATGCTGAAAGAATAGAAATTGATGCAAAGTTGTTTGAAGGTAGTAAGACACAACAAAGTGGTGTTTTTAGTGGTGGTGTTAGTGTAAAACAGGGTGAAAGTTATTTGAAATGTTCTACTTTAAGAATAGATTTGGATTCTAAAAATAAAATAAAAAGCTATGTAGCAAATTTAGTAAATGATTTTTTGATTATTATGGGTAATAAAAAATTTACAGGTAGTGCTAATGAAATTAAGTATGATGTGGCTAAAGATACTTATGAATTAAGTGGAAAAGTTGTAATTAATGAAGATAAAAAGAATTTGATGGCTGATTATGTAATCATAAATCAAAGTAATGGTACATATAAAATTAAAAGCAACACAGATGATAAACCAGTAAAAATAATATTTGAGTTACCAAAATGA